In Thermosynechococcus sichuanensis E542, a single genomic region encodes these proteins:
- a CDS encoding ATP-dependent nuclease, with protein sequence MIKVSSISIQNYRCIDQAVKINIEPLAVLVGKNDTGKSTILRALESFFNPKQFDWDDQHTQGEPTEISVTCELTTSHQFGERLRKINLLSQENTFRMRRVWEQRGRGCRTSLWNFCSSEWIDVPSSGNSAIREIAHELVEVLPSYQYFHARGTLQEAESAIQQYLRRIIQKECETNPAVLELQKKLETVIEKELESITEKIRAATSSPETLNAKRDFNWSKVLDIKFTIGEKDLAINSRGDGFQRITMLSYFEYLAERSISSSNTQKQEIIFAIEEPETYLHPSAQETLFSRLVELTHLGYQVLITSHSPIIVAQVPLSSLIHVQRQNNLVHYQTENLALELIIRDLGIAPDSQLTSLLIQHKGFILVEGKDDVIALSHASQVYKKAGEIEKTFEEMGVIILPVGGCGNIKHWLNLQIIHRLNKPFIVFFDSDRESRDSLSPRQKELERLDHLDPSVIFVTRKRAIENYILDSVVNRLNPSLNLNYTDFDNVKKLPKAGNLIEKYFERLTFTDLKAAFVTNNEEDEFLELYRKISSMIA encoded by the coding sequence ATGATTAAAGTCAGTAGTATTTCAATTCAAAACTATCGGTGTATTGATCAAGCTGTCAAGATTAATATCGAGCCTTTAGCAGTGTTGGTCGGCAAGAATGATACGGGAAAATCAACGATTCTACGAGCACTAGAAAGCTTTTTTAATCCAAAACAATTTGACTGGGATGACCAGCATACTCAAGGTGAGCCAACAGAAATCAGTGTAACTTGCGAACTAACTACTTCACATCAATTTGGTGAGAGGCTAAGAAAGATAAATTTACTCAGCCAAGAAAATACTTTCAGAATGCGTCGTGTATGGGAACAACGAGGGCGTGGATGCCGAACATCACTATGGAATTTCTGTAGTAGTGAATGGATCGATGTTCCTAGTTCTGGAAATTCAGCAATTCGTGAGATTGCCCATGAACTCGTAGAAGTTTTACCTAGTTATCAGTATTTCCATGCTCGTGGCACCCTTCAAGAAGCAGAAAGTGCTATTCAGCAATATCTACGAAGAATCATCCAGAAAGAATGTGAAACGAATCCGGCTGTTCTCGAACTACAAAAGAAACTAGAGACAGTGATTGAAAAGGAGCTAGAATCAATTACTGAAAAAATTAGAGCAGCAACATCTAGCCCAGAAACACTAAATGCCAAACGAGATTTTAATTGGTCAAAAGTGCTTGATATTAAGTTTACGATAGGAGAGAAAGACTTAGCTATCAATAGTCGTGGTGATGGGTTTCAGCGCATTACCATGCTATCCTACTTTGAGTACTTAGCTGAGAGAAGTATATCCAGCAGTAATACACAAAAGCAGGAAATTATTTTCGCAATTGAAGAGCCTGAAACCTATTTACACCCTTCGGCCCAAGAAACCTTATTTTCTCGTCTAGTCGAACTTACGCATTTGGGCTATCAAGTTCTCATAACTTCCCATTCACCGATTATCGTTGCCCAAGTACCACTGTCCTCTTTAATTCATGTGCAACGTCAAAATAACCTTGTTCATTATCAAACAGAAAATCTTGCTTTAGAGTTAATTATCCGTGATCTAGGTATTGCACCAGATAGTCAGCTAACTAGTTTGTTAATACAACACAAAGGATTTATTTTAGTAGAAGGCAAGGATGATGTCATTGCTTTGAGCCATGCGAGTCAAGTCTATAAAAAAGCAGGAGAAATTGAAAAAACGTTTGAAGAAATGGGTGTTATTATTTTACCTGTTGGTGGTTGTGGAAATATTAAACATTGGCTGAACCTGCAAATCATTCATCGGCTTAATAAACCATTCATTGTATTCTTTGACTCCGATAGAGAATCAAGAGACAGTCTATCACCACGGCAGAAAGAACTAGAGAGACTTGATCATCTTGACCCTTCCGTTATTTTTGTTACCCGAAAGAGGGCAATAGAAAACTATATTCTTGATTCTGTAGTTAATCGCCTGAATCCATCACTCAATTTGAATTATACAGATTTCGATAATGTAAAAAAATTACCGAAAGCAGGTAACTTGATCGAAAAATACTTTGAGCGACTGACGTTTACTGATCTAAAAGCTGCATTTGTAACCAATAATGAAGAAGATGAGTTTTTAGAGTTGTATAGAAAAATCTCTAGTATGATCGCTTGA
- a CDS encoding glycosyltransferase has product MKIALIHEWFVVLAGAENVFGEISNLFPEADVFSLIEYLSTKSQSIISSHKLTTSFLQKFPNVKNFYQKLLVFMPYAIETFDLRNYNLVISDSHLVSKGVITGPDTLHISYIHSPPRYAWDLQAQYLKEANLDKGVKGVIARLIFHYLRIWDQVAGQRPDVLVANSKYIARRIQKVYRRDSHVIYPPVDVQKFNLQTVKQDFYLTASRMVPYKRIDLIVEAFCQMPNRQLVVIGDGSEMSKIKQKARNAKNIRILGYQPFEVLKSYLENARAFIFAAEEDFGILPVEAMSCGTPVIAYGRGGVTESVVADQTGVFFDYQNPKTIIDAVEYFECNRFDPYLIRQQAEKFSAERFRNQFSALVDREWEKFKRSY; this is encoded by the coding sequence ATGAAAATAGCATTAATTCACGAATGGTTTGTAGTACTAGCTGGTGCTGAAAATGTTTTTGGCGAGATTAGTAATTTGTTTCCAGAAGCTGATGTTTTTTCGTTAATTGAGTATCTTTCTACTAAATCTCAATCGATTATTAGTTCGCACAAATTAACTACTTCTTTTTTACAAAAATTTCCAAATGTTAAGAATTTCTATCAAAAATTACTTGTTTTTATGCCTTACGCTATTGAAACTTTTGATCTGCGCAACTATAATTTAGTTATTAGTGATTCTCATCTAGTCAGTAAGGGTGTAATTACAGGACCTGACACACTCCATATTTCTTACATTCATTCTCCACCACGGTACGCTTGGGACCTACAAGCACAGTATCTTAAAGAGGCCAATCTTGATAAAGGAGTTAAGGGAGTAATAGCACGACTCATTTTTCATTATCTTCGTATATGGGATCAAGTGGCTGGACAAAGGCCAGATGTTCTTGTTGCAAACTCTAAATATATTGCTCGACGTATCCAGAAAGTTTATCGTCGTGATTCTCATGTGATTTATCCACCAGTTGACGTTCAGAAATTTAACCTTCAGACTGTTAAGCAAGACTTTTATTTAACTGCTAGTCGCATGGTTCCCTATAAACGTATCGATCTAATTGTTGAAGCTTTTTGCCAAATGCCAAATCGTCAACTAGTTGTAATTGGTGACGGTTCTGAAATGTCTAAAATTAAGCAAAAGGCGCGTAATGCTAAAAATATCCGAATTCTAGGCTATCAACCATTTGAAGTACTTAAATCTTATCTTGAAAATGCTCGTGCTTTTATCTTTGCTGCAGAAGAAGATTTTGGAATTTTGCCTGTTGAAGCAATGTCCTGTGGTACACCAGTGATTGCTTATGGTCGAGGTGGTGTTACTGAGTCAGTAGTTGCAGATCAAACAGGTGTATTTTTTGACTATCAAAATCCAAAAACTATTATAGATGCTGTTGAGTATTTTGAATGTAATCGGTTTGATCCTTATTTAATTCGTCAACAAGCCGAGAAATTTTCTGCTGAACGCTTTAGAAATCAATTTTCTGCTTTAGTTGATCGAGAGTGGGAAAAATTCAAGCGATCATACTAG
- a CDS encoding glycosyltransferase family 4 protein — MLTVIYDSRWTGSHGIGRFSAEIRNRLSNYYKVNDYTSHYSPVSILGNIILNKDFLYTSSIYSNHLFFSPSFTPPIFSKISFAFTIHDLIHVKYPRSKNLSKFLYYNTVVRLGIKNALHIFTVSEFSRREIIEYFTVDSNKITVIGNGISTCFNEKASKLIYKKPYFLYVGNSKPHKNIIGVLKAFKQFRSKYHFSLVCVAYLTPELKKYININNLGDDVNFIHGISDQELASMYRGAVALLFPSFYEGFGLPVVEAMACGTPVITSNITSLPEIAGDAALLVDPHSLDEIISAMNRIVEDQSLRCQMIDKGLKQSRKFSWDITVKKIVDVIDSITI; from the coding sequence ATGTTAACCGTTATTTATGACTCTAGGTGGACAGGTAGTCATGGAATTGGAAGATTTAGTGCAGAAATTAGAAATAGGCTATCAAATTACTATAAGGTTAATGATTATACTTCTCATTATAGTCCTGTATCTATCTTAGGAAACATAATTCTTAATAAAGATTTTCTATATACTTCGAGTATTTATAGTAACCATTTGTTTTTTTCCCCAAGTTTCACACCTCCTATTTTCTCAAAAATTTCTTTTGCTTTTACTATTCATGATCTTATTCATGTAAAGTATCCTCGTAGCAAGAATTTGAGTAAATTTCTTTACTACAATACGGTAGTTAGACTAGGCATTAAAAATGCCCTCCATATATTTACTGTTTCAGAATTTTCTAGACGTGAAATTATAGAATACTTTACTGTAGATTCAAACAAGATCACAGTGATTGGTAATGGTATTAGTACTTGCTTTAATGAAAAAGCTTCAAAATTAATCTACAAAAAACCTTATTTTCTTTATGTTGGCAATTCAAAACCACACAAAAATATAATTGGTGTATTAAAAGCATTCAAGCAGTTTAGATCGAAATATCACTTCTCTTTGGTCTGCGTTGCGTACCTAACTCCTGAACTGAAAAAGTATATTAATATAAATAACCTAGGTGATGATGTAAATTTTATTCATGGTATTAGTGATCAGGAACTTGCATCAATGTATCGAGGAGCAGTTGCACTTTTGTTTCCATCCTTTTACGAAGGTTTTGGCCTACCTGTAGTAGAGGCTATGGCTTGTGGGACACCTGTAATTACTTCCAACATTACCTCCCTGCCAGAAATTGCAGGTGATGCTGCTCTTTTAGTTGATCCACACAGCTTAGATGAAATTATTTCAGCAATGAATAGAATAGTTGAAGATCAAAGTTTGCGTTGCCAAATGATTGATAAGGGGTTGAAACAGTCCAGAAAATTTTCTTGGGATATAACTGTAAAAAAAATAGTAGATGTTATTGACTCAATCACAATTTAG
- a CDS encoding glycosyltransferase family 4 protein, producing the protein MQSINRKMTILFISSLSESDKGGGAEQSLWNQIKALENKGHKCILLATSNHKGLKCTKVGETSVWLANIRNLYWPYTNQKISKAGKFIWHLLDVYNIFMQNYVYKVVHMEKPHIASIHNLPGWSGAVWRTLKNLHIPMLQVLHDHYTCCPRATMSIDGKNCNLQCYQCKLLRFPHKYLSQNVDAVVGVSNYILHRHLELGYFSQVPIKKVIYNSVDPQLVKSKTDYSEEQHRIFKIGYIGRLDPAKGIERLIDAYLQANLPSAQLWIAGDGKEDYEKYLKTKASCDPRIVFMGRVKPSEFYPKINILVVPSICQESQGMVIPEAFAFGKPVIASKRGGIPEMINDGENGLLFDPDSVSELISCIHRVYYDQNLRYSLSKNSKKSSSYFLNIDSWVNAYEELYRQVLHQNHE; encoded by the coding sequence ATGCAAAGTATTAATAGAAAAATGACTATCTTATTTATAAGTTCACTTAGTGAAAGCGATAAAGGTGGTGGTGCTGAACAGTCTCTTTGGAATCAAATAAAAGCTTTAGAAAATAAAGGGCATAAATGTATATTATTGGCTACAAGCAACCACAAAGGTCTAAAATGCACTAAAGTTGGTGAAACAAGTGTATGGTTGGCAAATATTAGAAATCTATATTGGCCTTATACAAACCAAAAAATAAGTAAAGCTGGTAAGTTTATTTGGCATCTCTTAGATGTTTATAACATTTTTATGCAGAATTATGTTTATAAAGTCGTACATATGGAGAAACCTCATATTGCTTCAATACATAACTTACCGGGTTGGTCAGGAGCTGTATGGAGAACACTGAAAAATCTTCATATTCCTATGTTACAAGTTTTGCACGACCACTATACATGCTGTCCAAGGGCTACAATGTCAATAGATGGCAAAAACTGCAACTTGCAATGCTATCAGTGTAAGCTACTAAGGTTTCCTCATAAGTACTTAAGTCAAAACGTAGACGCTGTTGTTGGTGTTAGTAACTATATTTTACACAGACATCTAGAACTGGGTTACTTTAGTCAAGTACCAATAAAAAAAGTTATATATAATTCTGTAGATCCTCAGTTGGTTAAATCAAAAACTGACTATAGCGAAGAGCAGCATAGGATATTCAAAATAGGTTACATTGGCCGTCTAGATCCAGCTAAAGGCATAGAGCGATTGATAGACGCCTATCTCCAAGCAAACTTACCTAGTGCTCAGTTATGGATAGCAGGAGACGGCAAAGAAGATTACGAAAAATATCTAAAAACCAAGGCGAGTTGTGATCCTAGGATAGTCTTTATGGGCAGAGTCAAACCATCAGAGTTTTATCCCAAAATAAATATTTTAGTTGTGCCGTCAATTTGCCAAGAATCGCAAGGAATGGTTATTCCAGAAGCTTTTGCATTTGGTAAACCAGTAATTGCGTCTAAGCGAGGCGGTATTCCAGAAATGATTAATGATGGAGAAAATGGATTACTCTTTGATCCAGATAGTGTTAGTGAATTAATATCCTGCATTCATCGCGTTTACTATGATCAAAATTTAAGATATTCTTTATCTAAGAATTCGAAAAAAAGTAGCTCCTACTTCTTGAATATTGATTCATGGGTCAATGCATACGAAGAACTCTACCGACAAGTTCTACATCAAAATCATGAGTAA
- a CDS encoding glycosyltransferase family 2 protein encodes MTGKVPSISIITATYNAAEHLPSLIESIRQQTDKDFEWIVIDGASQDGTVKIIEDARDVITDYISETDCGIYDALNKGIKRCKTDYYLVVGADDRLNADAIENYQRVLSRKETDLVSAYVKVGNKTIKPKKGMSWIYGAWSFVTSHAVGTLIKKDLHEQYGLYDVNYPICADADFILKAIRNRASLQVVPFIAGEYALGGLSNVNIAWSIFDFFLVQSKFYPKTIQLMLLYYRLAKTYAKY; translated from the coding sequence ATGACTGGAAAAGTGCCATCAATTTCAATCATCACAGCAACATATAATGCTGCTGAACATTTACCTAGTCTAATCGAATCTATTCGTCAACAAACAGATAAGGACTTTGAATGGATTGTTATTGATGGTGCTTCTCAAGACGGAACAGTGAAGATTATAGAAGATGCTCGTGATGTTATCACAGACTACATTAGTGAGACGGATTGTGGAATCTACGATGCTCTAAATAAGGGTATTAAGCGCTGTAAAACAGATTACTACTTGGTTGTAGGTGCTGACGATAGGCTTAATGCTGACGCAATAGAAAACTACCAACGGGTTTTATCAAGGAAAGAGACAGATTTAGTGTCTGCATATGTAAAAGTTGGTAATAAAACAATCAAACCTAAAAAGGGCATGTCATGGATTTATGGAGCTTGGTCGTTTGTTACTTCACATGCAGTAGGAACATTGATCAAAAAAGATTTACATGAACAATATGGCCTTTATGATGTTAATTATCCAATCTGTGCTGATGCAGACTTTATACTAAAAGCCATTAGAAATAGGGCTAGTTTACAAGTTGTTCCTTTTATTGCTGGAGAGTATGCACTAGGTGGTCTGTCTAACGTAAATATTGCTTGGTCAATATTTGATTTTTTTTTAGTTCAAAGCAAATTCTATCCTAAGACAATACAGCTAATGTTACTATACTATCGTCTTGCAAAAACCTATGCAAAGTATTAA
- a CDS encoding DUF2839 domain-containing protein, which translates to MGEAKRRKETLGDAYGQEKGSWLKKEQLLLIQKWVTRGTWVGIGLLVLIWLTVRFIGPSLGWWQLAAN; encoded by the coding sequence ATGGGTGAGGCAAAACGGCGCAAAGAAACCCTCGGTGATGCCTACGGTCAAGAAAAGGGGAGTTGGCTCAAGAAGGAGCAACTGCTGCTGATTCAGAAGTGGGTGACGCGGGGCACGTGGGTGGGCATTGGCCTACTGGTGCTCATTTGGCTCACGGTTCGCTTTATTGGCCCAAGTCTGGGATGGTGGCAATTGGCGGCAAATTAG
- a CDS encoding D-alanyl-D-alanine carboxypeptidase — translation MATLVWYWGQPRIEELQLLLFPPEVALHQYRDRYLQTLAQEGFSPSQQGIWVQSTQQLLVNHQGDRPLSAASVTKIATSLAVLDQYPFDYQFLTRIGTTGTLENGVLRGDLVLIGGNDPLFVWEEAIAIGNALNRLGIRQVAGNLVIVPPFMMNFYREPQTAAALFRLALDQHRWTPEIQAAYAEHLKAQPRPQVSIRGETRLQSTIPSNVTIRLEHRSLPLGEIVRQMNIYSNNEIAETLAEMAGGAATVAQVAARKANVPPSEIQLVNGSGLGEENRISPRAACGMLFALQEMLAQKNHSLADVLPMAGRDRGTLEYRQLPAATLVKTGSLWNVSALVGVLPTAKYGTVCFALLNGGGTLEGFRRAQDRYVQHLSQTLQPTQRPGAEFRSQAAPPRLGDPQRIQLVTAQ, via the coding sequence TTGGCAACGCTGGTATGGTACTGGGGACAGCCGCGCATTGAGGAACTCCAGCTACTACTTTTTCCGCCGGAAGTGGCATTGCATCAGTATCGCGATCGCTACCTGCAAACGCTGGCTCAAGAAGGTTTCTCCCCTAGTCAACAGGGGATTTGGGTTCAAAGTACACAACAGCTCCTCGTGAATCACCAAGGCGATCGCCCCCTTTCTGCTGCCTCGGTCACTAAAATCGCCACGAGCCTCGCCGTTCTGGATCAATACCCCTTTGACTATCAGTTCCTGACTCGCATCGGCACCACAGGCACGCTAGAAAATGGTGTCCTCAGGGGGGATTTGGTCTTGATTGGCGGCAATGATCCCCTCTTTGTCTGGGAGGAAGCGATCGCCATCGGTAATGCCCTCAATCGCTTGGGGATTCGTCAAGTGGCAGGGAATTTAGTCATCGTCCCCCCTTTTATGATGAACTTTTACCGTGAGCCGCAAACTGCCGCAGCGCTATTCAGACTGGCCTTGGATCAGCACCGTTGGACACCTGAAATTCAAGCGGCCTATGCCGAGCACCTGAAGGCACAACCGCGACCCCAAGTGAGTATCAGAGGTGAAACACGCCTCCAAAGCACAATCCCCAGCAATGTCACAATTCGCCTAGAGCATCGCTCACTCCCCTTGGGGGAAATTGTGCGGCAAATGAATATCTACAGCAACAATGAGATTGCGGAAACGCTAGCAGAAATGGCAGGGGGTGCTGCAACCGTGGCTCAAGTCGCCGCTCGTAAAGCCAATGTGCCCCCCAGTGAGATTCAACTGGTTAACGGCTCCGGTCTGGGGGAGGAAAATCGAATTTCGCCGCGGGCGGCTTGTGGGATGCTCTTTGCGCTCCAAGAGATGCTTGCTCAGAAAAACCATAGCCTAGCAGATGTGCTCCCCATGGCCGGGCGCGATCGCGGTACGTTAGAGTATCGTCAACTGCCTGCGGCAACGCTCGTGAAAACAGGATCCCTTTGGAATGTGAGTGCGTTGGTTGGCGTCTTACCTACAGCGAAATACGGCACCGTCTGTTTTGCCCTCCTCAATGGCGGTGGCACCCTAGAGGGCTTTCGGCGGGCACAGGATCGCTATGTGCAGCACCTCAGTCAAACGTTACAACCGACTCAAAGACCGGGGGCGGAATTCCGCAGCCAAGCTGCCCCTCCGCGCTTGGGGGATCCACAGCGCATTCAACTGGTGACGGCTCAATAA